Sequence from the Armatimonadia bacterium genome:
TATGGATGGCAGCGAAGGCGAACTCCGACTCACAGGTTTCGACGAGGACACGCAGGAGGCTCTCCTGGAAGGTAAGGCCTTCGCCCTCCATCATCTCAGGGATGTGGGTGAGGCCGGCGATGAAGGCCTGGTGGGTCAGCATGTCCACAACAAGATTGCTCATGTCACCTTGACTCAGTGGGTACATGGTTTGCTCTCCTACGCGTAGACAAGGCTTGTGGCGTGACAGCTCAAGGGCAGCGGGCAAGACCGGGAAGGGCGCGGTTCCGCAGGGGAGTCGCGACCAGGCCCGGCTACTCGAACAGCGTCATGCAATCGCCTTTTGGATGGTGCTCAGAACGACCTTCATGCTCTCGGGCTTGTTGAGGAAGGCATCCAGGCCCAGAGCCCGCATCTCTTCCTCCACAGCCGCCTCGGGGCGCCCTGTGAGGACGATGACGGGGGTCTGAGCATCGGCGCCGGGCAGGGCTCCGCCCCGCAAGCGACGGAGGAACTCGACACCGGCAGTGAGGGCCTCGGACTCGCTGTTCTCGCCCTCCCCGGGCGGGATCATGACATCGAGCAGGATACAGCCGTAGTTGCCGGACTGAGCCGCCGACAGGGCTTCGCTGAGGGTTCCGGCAAGGCTGACTTCCAACCCGTTGGCCCTCAGGAAACGGATCATCTTGTCATTGCGGTACTCTTCGTCTTCGATGAACAGCACGTGGGCGCGCCTGCCCATGGCTACTCCTCCTGTCGCAGCGGCAAACGAATCGTGAAGGTGGTAATGTGGTTCTCCCAAGCGTGGGCAGGGTCTCTGACGGGTTCCTTCGCGGTCGACACGCTTTTGACCTCGATATCGCCGCCGTGAGTCTGCACGATCTCCCGGGCGACCGCAAGGCCGAGACCGCTGCCCCAGATGAAGCGACGGGGATCACGCTGGCTCCCGCGGACGTAGGGCTGGAAAATGCGGGTGTACTCGGCCTCCGGGATTCCGAGGCCGAAGTCCTCTACGGAGATGCGGATCTGGCCATCGTAGCGGGAGCCATAGATACGGATGGTGCGGTTGAAGTGCGAGTACTTGACCGCGTTGTCGATCAGGTTCATGAGAGCGATCTTGAGCATCTCCCAGTCGAAGGCGGCATGGGGGAGCTTGCGGACGCTCTCATCGATCTGG
This genomic interval carries:
- a CDS encoding response regulator translates to MGRRAHVLFIEDEEYRNDKMIRFLRANGLEVSLAGTLSEALSAAQSGNYGCILLDVMIPPGEGENSESEALTAGVEFLRRLRGGALPGADAQTPVIVLTGRPEAAVEEEMRALGLDAFLNKPESMKVVLSTIQKAIA